The following coding sequences lie in one Phragmites australis chromosome 8, lpPhrAust1.1, whole genome shotgun sequence genomic window:
- the LOC133926782 gene encoding uncharacterized exonuclease domain-containing protein At3g15140-like, which translates to MALARVSSSSSPRLLPSPLLHSFLRPFFSSPSVSPRHPSRPKRLPIAAAISQASPSPRAVREGETMEAPRSGSRRPWKPTCLYYTQGKCTMMNDALHLEKFSHNLMMDLPVNASAADKVKPQKLDYFLILDLEGKVEILEFPVVMIDAQSMEFIDSFHRFVRPTAMSELRITEYIEGKYGKFGVDRVWHDTAITFKEVLQEFEDWIGNHNLWSKEQGGSLNSAAFVTCGNWDLKTKVPEQCRVSKIKLPTYFMEWINLKDIYLNFYNRRATGMMTMMRELQMPIVGSHHLGIDDSKNIARVVQRMLADGAVIKITAKRQSATGDVKFLFKNRIR; encoded by the exons ATGGCGCTCGCTAGGGTTTCATCGTCTTCCTCTCcccgcctcctcccctccccgctgCTCCACTCCTTCCTccgccccttcttctcctccccctcGGTCTCTCCCCGCCATCCCTCCCGCCCAAAAAGATTGCCCATCGCCGCCGCCATATCCCAGGCATCACCTTCTCCCCGCGCTGTGAGGGAGGGGGAGACGATGGAGGCGCCGAGGTCCGGCTCCAGGCGCCCCTGGAAGCCCACGTGCTTGTACTACACCCAGGGCAAGTGCACCATG ATgaatgatgcattgcatctcgaGAAGTTCAGTCACAATTTGATGATGGACCTTCCAGTGAATGCGTCAGCCGCAGATAAAGTGAAGCCTCAGAAACTGGATTATTTTCTGATTCTTGATTTAGAGGGTAAGGTTGAAATTCTTGAATTCCCGGTCGTGATGATTGATGCGCAAAGTATGGAATTTATCGATTCGTTTCACAG GTTTGTGCGACCAACCGCAATGAGTGAGCTAAGAATAACAGAATACATAGAAGGGAAATATGGAAAATTTGGAGTTGACCG TGTATGGCATGACACTGCTATAACTTTCAAGGAAGTGCTGCAAGAGTTTGAGGACTGGATTGGAAATCACAACCTGTGGAGTAAGGAGCAAGGAGGATCACTCAACAGTGCAGCATTTGTTACTTG TGGAAATTGGGATTTGAAAACGAAGGTCCCTGAGCAGTGCAGGGTTTCAAAAATAAAGTTGCCTACTTATTTTATGGAGTGGATTAATTTGAAGGATATCTACCTCAACTTCTATAACAGAAGG GCAACTGGAATGATGACAATGATGAGGGAGCTTCAAATGCCAATTGTTGGAAGCCACCATCTTGGAATAGACGATTCAAAAAATATAGCAAGAGTAGTTCAGCGCATGCTTGCTGATGGTGCTGTGATTAAAATTACTGCAAAGAGGCAATCAGCTACTGGCGATGTGAAATTTCTTTTCAAGAACCGAATCAGGTGA